In one Oryza glaberrima chromosome 2, OglaRS2, whole genome shotgun sequence genomic region, the following are encoded:
- the LOC127762934 gene encoding trans-Golgi network-localized SYP41-interacting protein 1, which produces MDRKGGGGGGGNRNRTDLLAAGRQKLQQFRKKKEKRGPGKKAEAKADAAEAEEGSSKSGADAEEAMPEPKSPVGLKLLAGEGGASHRTPFEEAARSQVEQCNGQGPDTAESCDVDNADVLPVQEGGDGGGNAQDVGVSEHGSLEHVNPGPGDGEGATIPVTGADGSGLLIEGAQPVEMDVDEKLPDNSLKENTELCTSSQGDIADDNGDSQAEEHQQVEMYPVERPTSSDSKEITDIIGHSQDIGAGNTNKGEGRARETEIDVSGMPSGAVVECEGELNVRASHEASESTSREDTDKEADALGEEAAVQEDPGVANATEGVVTVDDLSLHAKSIGAVSLPPHKEIDQALLARDISQDMAPYHLEDIQRHLYLATMSRDFLQLQMDESADLNTDDTPQSSNEVINLQVLLEETEKSKLAVCEELQQCRHELSDMNTVKEELELTVASLKDRINTSNNKCEHLEFELQSSKENTQQILNELAGCRAMLEALQKENLELTVTLTFEKEARKEAEEQREHLCSENKRVLSNLSDLELSLASLKEEMNDGSNRCADLECELRSTKENMERTLVELASCRNSLETLQNDNLELSANSSFEKEAIKKLEEDNLCLSNEKQGLLLDLSETKEELHLSYAKHEHLESHARDMETYFGQLTEQLIEENIYTSTSVDIYQTITKELYAKCNVVLGEARNAHQDNEACLDSSEIIVENVERETTSPELIGHDDNQRPLLVAENDSCNSTALQSLKGHLKVAKGDLRDLQKLVERISSRSDGRVLVSKLIQSFESKGNQEDLGMSEGEHDNLRKLTQEMICRLVEKLKAMTSDIAKTEEYVAELCNRIELSVKFMSQHEAEIEHTAVLVAKMDGFAGKLSNYKDTIDQLVSQVANVHQDADNHAGRLIDQAELLQNDVTERISTLEKERTSLTDVLMEVTDKLSALSKNALPSDLGGSEGLGSLALSSVECAAKLVQNLQEKLEHAQTDNAKLNASLVELKTAHSDVQERSKHAHGIVKKMYISLQELLFNSLGNPDESGVEYNAEEPIEALFSQYGDIIEHLKSLLHERQYLLSKNTDLESRLLSKCEETEALSSSLTKSMNDFSLLNEELKSVSTSRIEAQDELHGRCLAIAEKMVHRSTSHSSTVLSSMEMSSKANHILTTLLPCIEEGVASYIEEFENMAEEIRLSKICLQESNIIGQSSSEKWSVSLPVLIKEEIVPIFFDLQGRIDQLSTLNIQLETEVPVLRDGLTKLDSALETSRAELQKKVFELEQSEQKLSSVKEKLSIAVAKGKGLIVQRDSLKQTLLEKSGELEKLAHELQSKDSLLIELEAKIKSYADADRIEALESELSYIRNSATALRDSFLQKDSVLQRIEEVLEDLDLPENFHFRDIVEKIELLSKMAVGASFTVPDGNKQSSVDGNSESDAAIYSINDEQNSNSNSGAEEIKIKYDELHRRFYELAEHNNMLEQSLVERNNLIQKWEEVLGQISIPQQFRMLEPEDRIAWLGNRLLEVEHERDALHLKIEHLEDSSEMLISDLEESHKRISELSAEIVAVKAEKEFFSQSLEKLRFDFLGLSEKAVQDEFVRDNLRKDLAELQEKLAEKTEESKLYHDMEMEIKKLMDLVRDALQDDSNTEIPSGAGVGAAVLCLGSLLSRLIDGYKTHLSESTVRSSAEMETLSETKISKDASTSERGMEEKEMALNTLSGELEHTRNSLALVEQQRDEAVEKTQLLTIELETLRAQIDQLQGDGAEQMNRYQSLMLELESMTKQRDDLQEKLGHEEQKCTSLREKLNVAVRKGKGLVQHRDSLKQTMEEMNTMIEKLKVERKQHIESLESERSSLMGRLAENEKSLHDATQYLSRLLNSLSTVDIGREFDTDPITKVENFSKFCLDLQNEVKKSKQATELLLAELNEVHERADNLQDELVKAEAALSESFKQNSVVESARADAVRHLEHIMHMQSQTKRKQIDHLMELNSTSSQLREIFSELLHHLLNTFSKDVDIINYMESFVKSSDKWMDSTSMVEIPITSNHHLSNSISSKMAHIPNVPLEITLDNADETQILHHLATACHAVADCVNDCNDLKSRIHEHGFSVDRKAADLFNVMSNLQNKFTSQNTELESLRENIIELQSEIKQRDEEILSMRRNLSLLYEACTSSVAEIEGMTGIESGDHSCSVVQNHLSADDHIKSVVNQLVAAIRTTQNSNEGNTKELKATVLELQQELQEKHIQISTISAELASQVREAESSAKQLSVELENARMEIHNLEKHSEMLLNQKKNLETQVSELKDMEAVAHDQHGRIKDLSDELSKKDQEIEGLMQALDEEERELEVLENKSNDLEKMLQEKEFALKSLEVSRTKALTKLATTVDKFDELHSLSESLLAEVENLQSQLQERDSEISFLRQEITRSTNELLTTEESNKKYSSQINDFTKWLETALLQFSVHCDSTNDYECTQVPVYMDMLEKKIGSLISESDELRVTLQSKDSLLQAERTRMEELLRKSEALESSLSQKDSQIGLLRRDRTSGQPSRFINLPGTSEIEQVNEKVSPAAVVTQIRGARKVNTDQVAIDVEVEKDKPLDDEDDDKAHGFKSLTMSRIVPKFTRPISDRIDGMWVSGDRLLMRQPTLRLGVLLYWIVLHALLASFI; this is translated from the exons ATGGAtcgcaagggcggcggcggcggtggcgggaacAGGAACCGCACTGATCTCCTCGCTGCTGGGCGTCAGAAG CTGCAGCAGTtcaggaagaagaaggagaagaggggTCCTGGTAAGAAGGCCGAAGCCAAGGCGGATGCGGCGGAGGCTGAGGAGGGCTCGTCGAAGTCGGGGGCAGACGCGGAGGAGGCCATGCCGGAGCCGAAATCTCCCGTTGGATTGAAGTTGCTCGCCGGTGAGGGCGGTGCTAGTCATCGCACGCCGTTTGAG GAAGCGGCGAGGTCGCAGGTGGAGCAATGCAATGGGCAGGGGCCTGATACCGCGGAGTCCTGCGATGTGGATAATGCCGATGTCTTGCCTGTACAGgagggtggtgatggtggtggtaaTGCACAGGATGTAGGTGTAAGTGAACATGGCAGTTTAGAGCATGTAAACCCTGGACCAGGTGATGGCGAAGGTGCAACGATCCCGGTTACCGGTGCAGATGGTTCTGGCCTTCTTATAGAAGGAGCTCAGCCAGTGGAGATGGATGTTGATGAGAAACTGCCAGATAATAGTTTAAAGGAAAACACGGAGCTGTGCACATCTTCCCAAGGTGACATAGCTGATGATAATGGCGACAGCCAAGCAGAGGAACACCAGCAGGTGGAGATGTACCCTGTTGAGAGGCCGACCAGTTCTGATTCCAAAGAAATTACAGATATCATTGGTCACTCTCAAGACATTGGAGCTGGTAATACTAATAAGGGGGAAGGAAGGGCTAGAGAAACGGAGATTGATGTTTCTGGGATGCCATCTGGTGCTGTGGTAGAGTGTGAAGGAGAATTGAATGTTAGAGCTTCACATGAGGCTTCTGAGAGTACTTCAAGAGAAGACACTGACAAGGAAGCTGATGCACTGGGGGAAGAAGCTGCTGTTCAAGAAGATCCAGGTGTGGCAAATGCTACAGAGGGAGTTGTCACGGTAGATGATTTGAGTTTACATGCTAAGTCAATTGGGGCAGTCTCTCTTCCTCCGCATAAGGAGATTGACCAAGCTTTACTTGCACGTGATATATCACAAGACATGGCGCCATACCATTTAGAGGATATCCAGAGGCATCTCTACTTGGCAACTATGTCAAGGGATTTTCTCCAGCTGCAGATGGATGAGAGTGCAGACCTGAATACAGATGATACACCACAGTCTTCTAATGAAGTCATCAATCTCCAGGTACTACTAGAAGAGACTGAAAAAAGCAAGCTAGCTGTCTGTGAAGAGCTTCAGCAATGTAGACATGAGCTCTCGGACATGAATACTGTGAAGGAAGAACTTGAACTAACTGTAGCTTCTCTGAAAGACAGAATCAATACTAGCAACAATAAATGCGAACATCTGGAGTTTGAGTTACAGTCCTCCAAGGAGAACACACAACAAATTCTGAATGAGTTAGCTGGTTGCAGAGCAATGCTGGAAGCTCTACAGAAGGAGAACCTGGAGCTAACTGTGactcttacttttgagaaagaaGCTAGAAAGGAAGCTGAGGAGCAGCGGGAGCATCTGTGTAGTGAAAACAAAAGGGTTTTGTCAAATCTGTCTGACCTTGAACTTAGTTTAGCTTCTTTGAAAGAGGAAATGAATGATGGCAGTAATAGATGTGCAGATTTAGAGTGTGAACTGCGTTCCACCAAGGAGAACATGGAACGTACTTTGGTTGAATTAGCAAGTTGCAGGAATTCGTTGGAAACACTGCAAAATGATAATTTGGAGTTATCTGCAAATTCTTCCTTTGAAAAAGAAGCAATCAAGAAACTTGAGGAGGACAATTTATGTCTATCTAATGAAAAGCAGGGCCTTTTATTAGATTTGTCTGAAACAAAGGAGGAGCTGCATCTTTCATATGCCAAACATGAGCATCTTGAGTCGCACGCCAGAGATATGGAAACATACTTTGGACAACTTACGGAGCAATTAATTGAAGAAAATATTTACACAAGTACCAGCGTCGATATTTATCAAACTATAACCAAAGAGTTGTATGCTAAGTGCAATGTTGTGCTGGGTGAAGCCCGGAATGCACATCAAGACAATGAGGCCTGTCTGGACTCATCAGAAATCATTGTTGAAAATGTGGAAAGAGAAACCACAAGTCCTGAATTAATTGGACATGATGATAATCAGCGTCCGCTTCTAGTCGCTGAGAATGACTCATGTAACTCTACTGCTTTACAGTCACTGAAAGGCCATCTGAAGGTCGCTAAAGGTGATTTGCGTGACCTTCAAAAGTTAGTAGAGAGGATTTCTTCTCGGTCTGATGGACGTGTGCTGGTATCAAAGCTCATTCAGTCCTTTGAGTCAAAAGGAAATCAGGAAGATCTTGGGATGTCTGAGGGAGAGCATGACAATTTAAGAAAATTAACTCAGGAGATGATATGCCGCCTTGTGGAGAAGTTGAAGGCTATGACGTCAGACATTGCAAAGACAGAAGAATATGTGGCTGAGCTGTGCAACAGAATAGAACTTTCTGTGAAGTTTATGTCACAGCATGAAGCAGAAATAGAGCATACTGCAGTTCTTGTGGCCAAAATGGATGGGTTTGCTGGTAAGCTGAGCAACTACAAGGACACAATTGATCAACTGGTTAGTCAAGTTGCTAATGTACACCAGGATGCAGATAATCATGCTGGAAGGCTCATTGATCAAGCAGAACTTTTGCagaatgatgtgactgaaaGGATTTCCACTCTTGAGAAGGAAAGGACGTCCTTGACAGATGTGCTCATGGAAGTAACCGATAAGCTCAGCGCTTTGAGTAAAAATGCACTTCCTAGTGATTTGGGTGGGAGTGAAGGTCTTGGCTCTCTTGCTTTGAGTTCTGTGGAATGCGCTGCTAAGTTAGTCCAAAATCTTCAGGAGAAACTAGAGCATGCTCAAACTGACAATGCTAAGCTTAATGCTTCTCTGGTGGAGCTCAAAACTGCACACTCTGATGTTCAAGAAAGGAGTAAACATGCACATGGAATTGTCAAGAAAATGTACATTTCCCTGCAGGAACTTCTATTCAACTCATTGGGAAATCCAGATGAATCAGGTGTCGAATACAATGCTGAAGAACCAATAGAAGCTCTTTTTAGTCAATATGGAGACATTATTGAGCATTTGAAGAGTTTATTGCACGAGCGGCAATATTTGCTATCAAAGAATACTGACCTAGAGTCAAGATTGTTGAGCAAATGTGAAGAAACTGAAGCTCTCAGCAGTTCTCTGACAAAAAGTATGAACGATTTTAGCTTGCTGAACGAGGAGCTTAAATCGGTTTCTACAAGTAGAATTGAAGCGCAGGATGAACTGCATGGTAGATGCCTCGCTATAGCAGAAAAAATGGTTCATCGTTCCACAAGCCATTCATCAACAGTACTTTCTTCGATGGAAATGTCCAGCAAGGCAAACCATATTCTTACTACATTATTGCCATGTATTGAGGAGGGTGTGGCTTCATACATTgaagaatttgaaaatatggcAGAAGAAATCCGCTTATCAAAGATCTGTTTGCAAGAAAGCAATATTATTGGCCAAAGTTCATCTGAAAAGTGGTCAGTGTCCTTGCCTGTGTTGATCAAAGAGGAAATTGTACCCATATTTTTTGACCTGCAGGGTAGAATTGATCAGCTCAGCACGTTAAACATTCAGCTAGAAACTGAAGTTCCAGTCCTGAGGGATGGCTTGACAAAGCTGGATAGTGCTCTCGAAACTTCACGTGCTGAACTTCAGAAGAAGGTTTTTGAACTTGAACAATCAGAGCAGAAACTTTCTTCTGTCAAGGAAAAGCTTAGCATCGCTGTTGCAAAAGGTAAGGGATTGATAGTTCAGCGGGACAGCCTTAAGCAGACCCTGTTGGAAAAGTCTGGGGAGCTTGAGAAGCTTGCGCATGAACTGCAGTCAAAGGATTCATTGCTGATAGAGTTGGAAGCCAAGATCAAGTCCTATGCGGATGCAGATCGAATTGAAGCTTTGGAGTCAGAGCTCTCTTACATACGGAATTCAGCCACTGCTTTAAGGGACTCATTCCTCCAAAAGGATTCTGTTCTTCAGAGAATTGAAGAAGTGTTAGAAGATCTAGATTTGCCAGAGAATTTTCATTTTAGAGATATAGTAGAAAAAATAGAACTTCTGTCAAAGATGGCTGTTGGTGCTTCTTTTACTGTACCTGATGGTAATAAACAATCATCTGTGGATGGGAATTCTGAGTCTGATGCGGCCATTTATAGTATAAATGATGAACAaaactcaaattcaaattcaggggcagaagaaataaaaataaaatatgatgagCTACATAGGAGATTCTATGAACTTGCTGAGCACAATAACATGTTGGAACAATCTCTAGTGGAGAGGAACAATCTTATACAGAAATGGGAAGAAGTCCTTGGTCAGATTAGCATCCCCCAGCAGTTCAGGATGCTTGAACCGGAAGATAGAATAGCTTGGTTGGGAAACAGGCTACTGGAGGTTGAGCATGAAAGAGATGCATTACATTTGAAGATTGAGCACCTTGAGGATTCCTCTGAGATGTTAATTTCTGACCTAGAAGAATCACACAAAAGGATTTCTGAACTAAGTGCAGAGATAGTTGCTGTAAAGGCTGAGAAGGAATTCTTCTCACAAAGCCTGGAGAAACTGAGATTTGACTTCCTTGGACTCTCTGAGAAAGCTGTTCAGGATGAGTTTGTCAGAGATAATTTGCGGAAAGATCTAGCTGAACTGCAGGAGAAGTTAGCTGAGAAGACTGAGGAGAGCAAGCTTTACCATGATATGGAAATGGAGATAAAAAAACTTATGGATTTAGTACGAGATGCATTGCAGGATGACAGTAATACTGAAATCCCATCGGGTGCTGGTGTTGGTGCTGCTGTGTTGTGCTTGGGTAGTCTGTTGAGTAGACTTATAGATGGCTATAAGACTCATTTGTCAGAATCAACTGTTCGCAGTTCTGCGGAGATGGAAACACTCTCGGAAACCAAAATATCTAAAGATGCCTCTACATCAGAGAGGGGTATGGAGGAAAAAGAGATGGCATTGAATACTTTGAGTGGTGAGTTAGAACACACTCGCAATAGTCTGGCCTTGGTTGAGCAACAACGTGATGAAGCTGTGGAGAAGACACAATTACTAACAATCGAACTGGAGACTCTACGTGCTCAAATAGACCAGTTGCAGGGAGATGGTGCCGAACAGATGAATAGGTACCAATCTCTTATGCTTGAACTAGAATCAATGACTAAGCAGCGTGATGATCTGCAAGAGAAACTGGGTCATGAGGAGCAAAAATGCACCTCATTGAGAGAGAAACTAAATGTTGCTGTAAGAAAAGGGAAGGGCCTGGTGCAACATAGAGATAGCCTGAAGCAAACTATGGAAGAGATGAACACTATgatagaaaaactaaaagttgAAAGGAAACAACACATCGAATCACTTGAATCTGAGAGATCTTCGTTGATGGGTCGATTAGCTGAGAATGAGAAGAGCTTGCATGATGCAACCCAATATCTGAGTAGATTATTAAATTCTCTGAGTACAGTGGATATTGGTAGAGAATTCGATACTGACCCAATCACCAAGGTTGAAAATTTTTCGAAATTTTGCCTTGACCTACAAAATGAAGTGAAGAAATCGAAGCAAGCAACAGAGCTGCTTCTGGCTGAGCTAAATGAAGTTCATGAAAGAGCTGACAACCTGCAGGATGAACTGGTCAAAGCAGAAGCTGCACTGTCGGAATCATTTAAGCAGAACAGTGTTGTAGAGTCTGCTAGAGCTGATGCCGTTCGCCATCTTGAACATATTATGCATATGCAGTCACAGACAAAAAGGAAACAGATAGATCATTTGATGGAGCTGAACTCCACCAGCAGTCAACTAAGAGAGATCTTCTCTGAACTTTTACATCATCTTCTCAACACTTTCAGTAAGGATGTGGACATAATCAACTACATGGAGAGCTTTGTGAAATCTTCTGATAAATGGATGGACAGCACGAGTATGGTGGAGATACCCATCACATCTAATCATCATTTGTCAAATAGCATAAGCAGCAAG ATGGCTCATATTCCAAATGTTCCACTGGAAATTACGTTGGACAATGCCGATGAAACCCAGATTTTGCATCATCTTGCTACTGCATGCCATGCTGTAGCTGATTGTGTAAATGACTGCAATGATCTCAAAAGTAGGATTCACGAGCATGGTTTTTCAGTTGACCGGAAAGCTGCCGATCTGTTCAATGTTATGTCCAACTTGCAGAACAAATTTACTTCTCAAAATACTGAGTTGGAATCTTTGAGAGAGAATATTATTGAATTACAGTCAGAGATCAAACAGAGAGATGAGGAAATTTTGTCAATGCGCAGAAATTTGAGTTTGCTTTATGAAGCATGCACTAGTTCAGTTGCTGAGATTGAAGGGATGACTGGTATTGAGTCTGGTGACCATAGTTGTTCTGTTGTGCAGAACCATTTATCTGCAGATGACCATATAAAATCAGTAGTTAATCAATTAGTTGCGGCCATAAGGACTACTCAGAACAGTAACGAAGGCAACACAAAGGAACTAAAGGCCACTGTTCTTGAATTGCAGCAGGAGCTTCAAGAAAAACATATCCAAATAAGTACAATCAGTGCAGAACTTGCATCTCAGGTAAGGGAAGCTGAATCTTCTGCGAAGCAGCTATCTGTTGAGCTTGAAAATGCTAGAATGGAAATCCACAACTTAGAGAAACACTCTGAAATGTTGCTTAATCAGAAGAAGAATTTAGAGACTCAAGTAAGCGAGCTTAAAGATATGGAGGCAGTGGCACATGATCAGCATGGAAGAATAAAGGACTTGAGTGATGAACTTAGCAAAAAAGACCAAG AGATTGAAGGTTTGATGCAAGCACTtgatgaagaagaaagggaGCTTGAGGTCTTGGAGAACAAAAGCAATGACTTAGAGAAAATGCTTCAAGAAAAAGAATTCGCTTTAAAGAGTCTTGAAGTTTCTAGGACCAAAGCCTTGACAAAACTTGCAACAACTGTTGACAAGTTTGATGAGTTGCATAGCTTGTCTGAAAGCCTTCTTGCTGAAGTGGAAAACCTACAGTCACAACTGCAAGAGAGAGATTCAGAGATCTCTTTTCTGCGGCAAGAAATCACGAGAAGTACCAATGAACTGCTAACAACTGAAGAGAGCAACAAGAAGTACTCATCTCAGATAAATGATTTTACTAAATGGTTGGAAACTGCACTATTGCAGTTTAGTGTACACTGTGATAGCACGAATGATTATGAATGCACTCAAGTTCCTGTATATATGGATATGTTGGAGAAGAAAATAGGATCTCTGATATCTGAATCAGATGAATTAAGGGTGACCCTGCAAAGTAAAGATTCTTTATTACAGGCTGAGAGAACCAGAATGGAAGAATTGCTGCGTAAATCAGAGGCTCTTGAATCTTCTTTGAGCCAAAAAGATTCTCAGATAGGGTTGCTTCGTCGAGACAGGACATCAGGCCAACCTAGCAGATTTATAAACTTGCCAGGCACTTCAGAGATTGAGCAAGTG AATGAAAAAGTAAGCCCAGCTGCGGTTGTCACTCAGATTCGAGGGGCACGAAAAGTCAATACCGACCAAGTTGCTATTGATGTAGAAGTGGAGAAGGACAAGCCAttagatgatgaagatgatgataaaG CACATGGTTTCAAGTCACTGACGATGTCACGCATTGTTCCAAAGTTCACTCGACCTATATCAGATAGGATTGATGGAATGTG GGTCTCAGGAGATAGATTGCTCATGAGACAACCAACATTGAGACTTGGCGTTTTGCTATATTGGATTGTGCTGCATGCATTGCTTGCTAGTTTTATTTGA
- the LOC127762935 gene encoding uncharacterized protein LOC127762935, whose protein sequence is MEPLVRSPVTSPPAIAGAASPSPSRSLSRRRAPPDAAAFPKPWVIPSASVKSAACLQLQQARAPRRCARLLASAAEGGRRGEEGSPASSSDADDQAEALPFLESDSHHTQTSKHGESGGSNSGGSRAGLFRTPISGGVHTATSVHDLPPPARAVRNLMEQARFAHLCTVMSRMHHRRAGYPFGSLVDFAPDPMGHPIFSLSPLAIHTRNLLEDPRCTVVVQVPGWSGLSNARVTIFGDVVPLPADLQEWAHQQYVLKHQQWASHQWGNFYYYKMQTISDIYFIGGFGTVAWLDVKEYEALKPDKIATDGGEQSLKELNAMYSKPLKELLSTEIEVDDAALISIDSKGIDIRVRQGAQFNIQRIAFELHHSVETLEEAKEAIRRILGKSRWHAKF, encoded by the exons ATGGAGCCACTCGTGCGATCCCCCGtcacatcgccgccggcgatcgccggagcAGCGTCGCCATCCCCGTCCCGCTCCCTCTCCCGCAGAAGAGCCCCTCCGGACGCCGCGGCCTTCCCTAAGCCCTGGGTGATCCCTTCCGCCAGCGTCAAATCCGCCGCGTgcttgcagctgcagcaggcGCGCGCTCCCCGCCGATGCGCGCGGCTCCTCGCCAGCGCCGCCGAAGGAGGacgaagaggggaggagggctCTCCGGCCTCCTCCAGTGATGCGGATGACCAGGCGGAAGCCTTGCCCTTCCTCGAG AGTGATAGCCATCATACGCAAACAAGTAAACATGGTGAGAGTGGTGGGAGCAACTCTGGTGGATCTAGAGCCGGCCTATTCAGAACACCAATTTCAGGGGGCGTACACACTGCGACTTCTGTTCATGATTTACCCCCACCGGCTCGAGCTGTTCGCAATCTGATGGAGCAG GCACGGTTTGCTCATCTGTGTACTGTCATGTCTCGGATGCATCATCGACGTGCAGGATACCCGTTTGGTTCTCTAGTGGATTTTGCACCTGATCCAATGGGAC ACCCCATTTTTTCACTGTCCCCTTTAGCCATCCACACAAGGAATCTTCTGGAAGATCCGAGGTGCACAGTCGTTGTACAG GTGCCTGGATGGAGTGGACTGTCAAATGCACGTGTAACAATTTTTGGTGATGTTGTTCCCTTGCCTGCTGACCTGCAG gaatgGGCTCATCAACAGTATGTTTTGAAGCACCAACAGTGGGCATCCCATCAGTGGGGCAACTTTTACTATTACAAAATGCAGACAATAAG TGACATATATTTCATTGGAGGTTTTGGCACTGTTGCTTGGTTAGATGTGAAAGAATACGAGGCTCTCAAACCTGATAAGATTGCGACTGATGGTGGGGAGCAAAGTTTAAAG GAACTTAATGCAATGTACTCAAAGCCTTTGAAAGAGCTTTTATCAACCGAAATAGAGGTAGATGATGCAGCTCTTATATCAATTGATAGCAAAGGTATCGATATACGAGTTCGACAAGGTGCACAG TTCAACATCCAGAGGATAGCCTTTGAGCTGCATCACAGCGTAGAAACACTTGAAGAAGCCAAGGAAGCGATTAGGAGGATATTAGGCAAATCAAGATGGCATGCCAAATTTTAG
- the LOC127764616 gene encoding GATA transcription factor 17 isoform X2 yields MSGHHEAKPYQPRRGPAPADEEADPAAAADEAEAEAEVEAMERYEQEQEYEEGEEGEEEEYEGGEGVPMDADASAAAVAGMDPHGEMVPVAGGEAGGGYPHVASNTLTLSFQGEVYVFESVSAERVQAVLLLLGGRELAPGSGSVPSSSAAYSKKMNFPHRMASLMRFREKRKERNFDKKIRYTVRKEVALRMQRNRGQFTSSKSKAEEATSAITSSEGSPNWGAVEGRPPSAAECHHCGISAASTPMMRRGPDGPRTLCNACGLMWANKGTMREVTKGPPVPLQIVPAATNDVQNGIVEATGVEQHNSAVEEAVSAANGHESQSGVA; encoded by the exons ATGAGCGGCCACCACGAAGCTAAGCCCTACCAGCCCCGCCGCGGCCCGGctcccgccgacgaggaggccgaccccgccgctgcggcggacgaggcggaggcggaggcggaggtggaggctaTGGAGCGGTacgagcaggagcaggagtacgaggagggggaggagggggaggaggaggagtacgaGGGCGGGGAGGGGGTCCCCATGGAcgccgacgcctccgccgcggccgtggcggggATGGACCCGCACGGGGAGATGGTGCCCGTGGccggcggggaggcgggcggcggctaccCGCACGTGGCGTCGAACACCCTCACGCTGTCGTTCCAGGGCGAGGTCTACGTCTTCGAGTCCGTTTCCGCCGAGAGG GTGCAAGCTGTGCTGTTACTGCTTGGAGGAAGAGAGCTAGCACCAGGGTCGGGTTCGGTACCATCATCTTCAGCGGCATACAGTAAG AAGATGAATTTTCCTCACCGGATGGCATCATTGATGAGGTTCcgggaaaagagaaaagagagaaacttTGATAAGAAGATCCGGTATACTGTTAGGAAGGAAGTTGCACTTAG GATGCAGCGTAATAGAGGCCAGTTTACATCATCAAAATCGAAGGCTGAAGAAGCAACATCCGCCATAACTAGTTCGGAAGGTTCGCCAAATTGGGGCGCAGTTGAAGGTCGACCTCCATCAGCTGCTGA GTGCCATCATTGTGGTATTAGTGCAGCGTCAACACCTATGATGCGCCGTGGTCCTGATGGCCCAAGAACATTGTGCAATGCATGTGGACTTATGTGGGCAAACAAG GGTACGATGAGAGAGGTAACAAAAGGTCCCCCTGTGCCCTTGCAAATTGTGCCAGCTGCAACCAATGATGTT CAGAACGGAATCGTCGAGGCAACAGGTGTCGAGCAGCACAATTCTGCAGTCGAGGAGGCAGTTTCTGCTGCAAATGGCCATGAATCGCAGTCGGGAGTCGCGTGA
- the LOC127764616 gene encoding GATA transcription factor 17 isoform X1, which yields MSGHHEAKPYQPRRGPAPADEEADPAAAADEAEAEAEVEAMERYEQEQEYEEGEEGEEEEYEGGEGVPMDADASAAAVAGMDPHGEMVPVAGGEAGGGYPHVASNTLTLSFQGEVYVFESVSAERVQAVLLLLGGRELAPGSGSVPSSSAAYSKKMNFPHRMASLMRFREKRKERNFDKKIRYTVRKEVALRMQRNRGQFTSSKSKAEEATSAITSSEGSPNWGAVEGRPPSAAECHHCGISAASTPMMRRGPDGPRTLCNACGLMWANKGTMREVTKGPPVPLQIVPAATNDVNGIVEATGVEQHNSAVEEAVSAANGHESQSGVA from the exons ATGAGCGGCCACCACGAAGCTAAGCCCTACCAGCCCCGCCGCGGCCCGGctcccgccgacgaggaggccgaccccgccgctgcggcggacgaggcggaggcggaggcggaggtggaggctaTGGAGCGGTacgagcaggagcaggagtacgaggagggggaggagggggaggaggaggagtacgaGGGCGGGGAGGGGGTCCCCATGGAcgccgacgcctccgccgcggccgtggcggggATGGACCCGCACGGGGAGATGGTGCCCGTGGccggcggggaggcgggcggcggctaccCGCACGTGGCGTCGAACACCCTCACGCTGTCGTTCCAGGGCGAGGTCTACGTCTTCGAGTCCGTTTCCGCCGAGAGG GTGCAAGCTGTGCTGTTACTGCTTGGAGGAAGAGAGCTAGCACCAGGGTCGGGTTCGGTACCATCATCTTCAGCGGCATACAGTAAG AAGATGAATTTTCCTCACCGGATGGCATCATTGATGAGGTTCcgggaaaagagaaaagagagaaacttTGATAAGAAGATCCGGTATACTGTTAGGAAGGAAGTTGCACTTAG GATGCAGCGTAATAGAGGCCAGTTTACATCATCAAAATCGAAGGCTGAAGAAGCAACATCCGCCATAACTAGTTCGGAAGGTTCGCCAAATTGGGGCGCAGTTGAAGGTCGACCTCCATCAGCTGCTGA GTGCCATCATTGTGGTATTAGTGCAGCGTCAACACCTATGATGCGCCGTGGTCCTGATGGCCCAAGAACATTGTGCAATGCATGTGGACTTATGTGGGCAAACAAG GGTACGATGAGAGAGGTAACAAAAGGTCCCCCTGTGCCCTTGCAAATTGTGCCAGCTGCAACCAATGATGTT AACGGAATCGTCGAGGCAACAGGTGTCGAGCAGCACAATTCTGCAGTCGAGGAGGCAGTTTCTGCTGCAAATGGCCATGAATCGCAGTCGGGAGTCGCGTGA